The DNA region AAGGTAGCAAAAAACAAATACAATTTCACCAATGGATTAAACAATCGAAACCGTCTTGACAATATATCCCATAGCAGTGCTTATCAGTGAAATCAGTGGTTAAAGAAAAAGGGCCAGGAGCAAAAGGTTAACCTTGTCTTGAGGAATTCCATGAGTTGAAAGAGGAAACCTGTGGACGGGTTCAGGATAGGCTACTTTCCTTTTATTCAAACTGCCGACCCGCTTCTTTGGCCAGGCGGGTTATGGTTTGCATCATTTGTTCTTCCGCTTGTTCGGAAAACCAGCCCAGGCCGTTGAAAAGTCCGCGTGTTTCGTAGCCGCCGTCGCGAAGGATTTGTGCGGTAGGGAGGTAGCCGAAATAATCATGAGCATACGCACCGATCCATAGTTTTTGATGGCCGATGGACGTTTGTGTGGCCAGGACGTACCCGCTGACGACTTCACCGGACATACAGACCAAGGTAAGGTCTTCTCCGAATTGCCAAACCGATACGGGAGCATCGTAGTAAGTCGGAAGGGTTTCGCCACGCTTCAATGCTTCCAACATAAAACCTGCACAATACTTTAACCAGCTGGGTCCGTTGGCAGCCATGTCCTCCAATTCGCTGGTGGGTTTTTGTGGCTGCAGAGTTAGACGAGCATTGTCGAGAACCGTGGTAATGGCGCCATCGATGGGAGTGAGCTCGCCTTCTAGTAATCGGTGAACTTCAGCCGCGACTTCAGCACCATGCTGACGCGCGAGCTCCATAGTTCCACGAGGGTAGGGGTTGGCGTTGCCGGCACACCCGGTCATGAACATCGCATTAGCCCCAGGATATTGTTTCTCCACACCTTCTTGAGCGAATCCGGAGTAGTCGCCACATAGCGCAAAATTATCGCTACCCAAGGTGGTGTTGTGACAGGCGACCTGAAACAGGGCGGTCATGAGCTTGCCGTCTTTTGTCGTTACTTTTAAACAAGGTAAACTTCGATCCACGTGACCACTGGGATTGGGGTTCAGTCGAACGCCCTGCGGCGTGCGCTGACGACGATTCATCACAAACGAGGCAAAACCGGTACCCCAATTGAGGTCGACGGGTTGAAGACTTCGAGTGGCAAGCTCTACCAGATGAATAAGTTCCTCCTGCAACTGCTTGGTATAAGCAATCGAGTTTTGTGTATCGCTTTCGCTCGATCCCGAGCCGGGTGTGTCTTTCAGCACCAACCTCGGACCGCTATGGGTGTGAGACCAGGTGAGCAAAATATCGGGTCGCTTGATGCCGGTTCGTTCGGTAATACCTGCATAAATAGCTGGAGAAATGTCCGAATAAATTCCCGCCAGGTCGGTGGTAATGATCGCCACTTGTTTGCCCGTTTCATCTTCGAGAATAAGCGCCTTGGCCCAAAGATCTCGCTCCACTGTTTTGAACGGCGTCGTTCGGCTGGCATAGCCTGACATCACGAGAGGCTGCTCAGGGGTAATTTTGATTTTGGCTGTTCCCGCATTCCATGCGGCATTGCAGGTCAGTGTAACAAGCAAACAGCTTGTGAGGACTATAGCGTTCTGGAAGCTGTATTTCATAGGATTGAGTTCAGATGGTCTACCCGGCCTGAGATGCCATAATCCTTTGCCGGATATACTCTCCTGCAGAGATGGGTTTGTACTTGGCCGGATTTTCGGGAGAAATGCAGCTTGGAAATGTTTCGATGGTTACTTCCGGATCCGGGTCACTGAAGAAGGCAATCGATTGGCGACCGTGTTTCTTGGCCGCAGCTCTGGGTACCACACGATGGGGAGTTGATTTAAAGAAGTCGTTGCTCCAGCGAGCAATCAGGTCACCTGTGTTGATCACAACCGTGCCCGGGACGGGTGGAGCGGAGACCCACTCGCCTTCCAGGTTTTGCACTTCGAGGCCGCCACGATCATCCTGAAACAGAACCGTTAATGTGCCGTAGTCTGTGTGAGCACCGGCTCCCAGCTGACCTTCGACTACATTCTTGACTGGAGGATAATGAAGCAGGCGCAGCGTTTGAGTCAGACCGGTATGTTTGTCATCGAAAAAGTTCGGCTCCAGGTTCAATGCCAGCGCAAATGCACCCATCACGTCGGAAGCAATTTTTTGAATCCGTTTATAGAAAATCCGCATGAATGCTTCGAATTGTGGATTGGGCCAAAACTCATCACCACTTGGCATGCGGAGAAGATTTCTACAGGTAAAGGTTTCTTTCAGGTCAGCTGGTTTGGAAGGGTCGAGTGCTTCACCCTGCATTTTTCCATACCCGTGGTTGTAATCCACATTGTATGGAACTTTCAGTTTCTCGTCGCTCTTAAATAATGAGTCAGCGATGGCGAAGGCGGATTCGAGCATGTCCTCAGACATCCCGAAATTCTTCAGGTAAAGAAACCCTACTTCGTGTGCGGCTTTAAAAATTTCCTGGGCTACTTTTTGGCGTCCTCCTTCCGTTCCTTCCAGATAAGGACCCATGTCAATGATTGGGATATTTGATTCTGAGCTCATTTAGTTAAGTTACTGAATAGTATGCCCAGTGGGGAAGCAAATCTGAATGTTGTGCCTGTTACAGATTAAGGACCATCAAATGAAGTCTGCTCTTCTAAACCAGCGATGTAATCCTCCTTTGGATTGTATCCTTCCGCTTCATCTGCCCAGCTGGCGAGCTCAGCACGACCAACAACAAACCAGTGTACTTCATCAGGTCCATCTGCCAGGCGCAGTGTGCGTTGCTGAGTGTACATCCGCGCAAGTGGCGTCCATTGCGAGATTCCGGTCGCGCCGTGAATTTGGATCGCTTCGTCGATGATCTCGCAGACACGAATAGGCACCATGGCCTTAATGGCGCTCACCCAGACGCGTGCTTCCGAGTTGCCCAGAACATCCATCGCTTTTGCAGCTTTTAAAACCATCATACGCATGGCTTCGATCTCGATCCGCGCCTTGGCAATGACTTCAACATTTTTGCCGAGTCTGGCAATGGATTTGCCAAACGCCTCACGCGTCAAGCCGCGTTTTGCCATTAGTTCGACCGCTTTTTCAGCCGCGCCTATTGATCGCATACAGTGATGGATTCGACCTGGTCCCAGGCGTACTTGAGAAATTTCGAAGCCTCGACCTTCACCGAGTAATAGGTTGTTCTTCGGCACCCGACAGTTCTCAAAGCGTATATGCATGTGACCGTGCGGCGCATCGTCCTCGCCGAATACATGCATCGGACCAAGAATATTTACACCCGGGTTGTCCGTCGGAACAAGGATTTGCGACTGGCGCTTGTATGGTTCCGCGTCGGGACTGGTCTGTACCATAACAATCATAATCTTGCAGCGCGGGTCGCCGGCACCGGAGGCATAGTATTTTTCCCCATTAATGACCCATTCGTCGCGCTCGAGAATGGCTTCGCACGAAATGTTCTTTGCGTCGGACGATGCCAGATCGGGTTCCGTCATCACATAAGCAGAACGGATCTTTCCGTCCAGGAGTGGTTTGAGCCACTGCTCCTTCTGCTCGGGGGTACCAACACGTTCCAGCACTTCCATGTTTCCCGTATCCGGCGCAGAACAATTGAGACTTTCTGAGGCCAGGCGATTCTTTCCTAGCTCGGTTGCTATGTAGGCATAGTCGAGGTTTTTTAATCCCTGGCCTGTTTCGTCGTCTGGAAGGAAAAAATTCCAAAGCCCGTTCGCTTTCGCTTTGTCTTTGAGGCCTTCCAGGATTTCAAGCTGTCCGGGTACATATGAAAAACGTTCTGCACGACCCTCTCCGAGTTGATGGAACTTGTGAGTAACGGGCTCGATCTCGCCCTTGATGAAGGCTTTTACTTTTTCCAGAAGTGGTCTGGCTTCTTCCGACATTCTAAGGTCGAACATTTCAGGATGGTTTTCGAGGCCTGGCATAATATTTCTTATTTTTTTGTTAAACAGAGTCTGAGATTAAACTAAGACAACCGTTATTGTAGTTCTGATTAAGTGTGGAGTACGAAGCTGGATTCTTTAGAATGGGAAGTCAATTCTCAGTATATAGGTGGCAAGCGACTTTTGTATAACCATTCTGTATCCATTCTGGTCGTACTTTACTGCATTCCGGTTTGGCAACCGGGCACCGTGGATGAAACCTGCAACCGGGCGGTGGATTGCGTAAGCTGGGAACTTCGCCTGCGATCAGTTGGTGTGGCCGATTGGATTCCAATTCCGGATCAGGTGTTGGGACGGCGTCGAGCAATGCCCGAGTGTAGGGGTGTTTGGGATTTGAGAAAAGTTCGTTTCTATCACCCATTTCCACAATGTGTCCCAAATACATGACGGCGACGCGGTGGCTGATATGTCTTACTACGGAAAGGTCGTGGGAAATGAAAAAATACGTCAACCCGAGTTTCTTCTGTAAATCCATTAACAAGTTTAAAACCTGTGCTTGAATGGAAACATCCAAGGCTGACACCGCCTCATCGCAAATAATAAGATCGGGGTCCAGAGCCAGTGCCCGGGCAATACCGATGCGCTGCCTTTGACCGCCAGAAAATTCGTGAGGGTAACGATCGGCCATATCCGGCAAGAGTCCCACTAAGCGCATCAACTCCTGAATTCGTGCTTTGTATTTATTTTTATCCTTGTGGAGTTTGTGTACTTTGAGTGGTTCACCTATGATGCTTCCGACTTTCATCCGCGGGTTCAGTGATCCAAACGGGTCCTGGTAAATCATCTGCATCCGTCGTCGAATCGGCCGCATGCGGGTAGGGGAGTAATGCGTAATATCTTCATCTTCAAAGAGGATACGGCCTGACGTGACCGGCTGCATGCGCAGCATTGCCATGGCAGTTGTCGATTTGCCGCAACCACTTTCGCCGACCAGACTAAATGTCTCTCCCCGTTTTATTTCAAATGAGACACCATCCACGGCTGGTATCCAACCCACCGTGCGGTTGAGTATACCTTCCGTGATTGGGTAGTGAACTTTCAGGTCATCTACTTGAATTAAAGTATCGATTGTTTTATCCATAACCGAAACAAGCTCTTTTGTGTTCTGGACCAACCAACTCCAAAGGTGGCGGACTTGCCCGACATTCGTCTCGCACGTGGATGCACCGAGGAGAAAACGCACAGCCGACCGGTAGGTTTGCCAGGTCGGGTGGCTGACCGGGAATGGTTTGTAAAGGTTCTCCGGGCTTACCTTGTAAAGAGGGTTGTGACGCTAATAAACCCTCGGTGTACGGATGTTTCGGATTTTTGTACAGTTCAACCGCTGATGCGTTTTCTATGATTCGACCACCGTACATGACCGCGACTTTGTCGGCGTATCTCGCTACGACCCCAAGATCGTGAGAGATGAGAATTAAGGATGAATTCATCTCCTTGGTTAGGTTCTTCAGCAATGAAAGTATTTGTGCCTGAACCGTAACGTCGAGGGCGGTGGTAGGCTCGTCGGCGATGATCAGTCGAGGTTGACAGGCAAGCGCCATCGCTATCATCACTCGCTGGCGCATGCCTCCCGAGATTTGGTGCGGATAACTTTTCAGCCTTCGTTTTGGTCCCGGAATTGAAACACGAGCCAAGAGCTCCTCTGCTTTTTCGAGCGCCTCTGACCATGGTAGGTTGCGATGCAGTTGAATGGGTTCGGCCACTTGCTTGCCGATCGTGAGGACTGGGTTCAAAGACGACATCGGTTCCTGAAAGATCATTGCGATTCGGTTTCCACGAATTTTGCGGATAGATTCTTTGTCAAAACGAGCCAGGTCTTTCCCTTCAAAAAGGATGCTTCCTTTGTCGATCGATCCAGAGTCGCCCAACAATTGCAATATGGATAGGGCGGTAACACTTTTCCCCGATCCGCTTTCACCGACAATGGCTAAGGTTTCGCCGGCCTTAACATCAAATGAGACATTGTCTACGGCTCGAATTTTTCCCCGCTCGGTGTTAAACGACACCGATAAATTCTGAACGGAAAGAAGCGGTCCTTCTGTGCTGATTGTGGGTTCTTGAGTTTTGGTCATTTGAAACCCATCTCCTCCTTCATTTTTTGATCAATCCAGATTCGGGCATAAATGGGACCCGGGCGTACGGCGCCCGCTCGCAGTTCACCTCCATAATTTTTTACCCAGGGCCACCACGCGGAATAAACGTAGCCAGTCGGCAACCAAACGTAGGGGGCTTCATCCAGCATTTTGACGGTGAGCTCACGGGCCATTTCTATGCGTTTCTCTTCGTCACGCTCTGCGTTTAATTCGAGGATACTTTGATCAAATTCAGGATCTGAATACATCGAAGGATTCCAGGTCTGACCGGACATAAAACTCTTTCGTAGTGTGGTGATCGGGTTGGTATGCCCATTCTGCATAAAATAACCGGGACCGTGAGTTCTGGTAGTCATTGTTGAGAGGAAAGAGGCGTATTCCAGTGGCTTGATCTTCATGGTTACGCCCACTTTGGAGAGGTAATTCTCGATCAGTGGGATGAGCTCCATGTGAGCTGGGCTGTTGGAATTTACCTGGGCTTCAAATGTAAATCCGTTTGGGTAGCCAGCTTCTGCGAGAAGTTGTTTTGCTTTCTCTGGTTTATATTCGAACAGTTCCTGAACCGACTCAGGCATTTCTTCCAGCGGTTGATAGTAGCCTCCGTAATCGGCATGTTGAGGATAGGCCATAAGCTCTCCATGGCCTCCCATGAATTTCTCTAGGATTTCCCTTTGATTGACCGCAAGATTCAGCGCGCGTCTGACTCGAATATCGTCGAAGGGTTTGGTATCAACACGCATGGCCAGAAATGTGCCTTCTGTTGCCAACCAGCGATTCCATTTCAATTCAGGCGTTGTCTTCTTAAGATGGTCGACCGCGATCCACCGTATCGATTCAACTATATCCAATTGTCCGGTTCGCAAAGCAGAGAGGTAGGCAGACTCGTCCTTGATGATTCGGTAGTTAATCTTGTCTATAAACGGGATTTGGTAGGACTGATTTCCCAGTTTTTCTTTGTCCCAGTAATTGGAATTGCGTGCGTACCTTTGCACATGGGATGGGATGAAGTCCTCCAGTACAAAAGGGCCTGATCCATGAAGGTTTCGCCAGTTCTTCATATCCACATTCGCCATTTCTCGTGGAAAGATCTGTGAGTAGTAGCCATAGCCGAATCGGTAGGGCCACTCGGCGTTGAAGTGACTGAATTTGAAAACAACGGTATGACGATCTCGTGCGACGAACTCCTTTATATGATCAAAATAAGTGGGTATTTTCTTTCGGCTTTTATTCACAACATCGTAGCTGTAAACAACGTCTTCAGCATCAAGTTCTCTCGCTTTCATTATTCCGGGGCGCTCGGCAAAGATGATTCCTTTGCGCAGCTTAATCACCAGGGTCAGTGGATCTTCCCACTCCCAACTTTCGGCGAGCTCTCCGCGAATGGAATCTTCCGGCAGGTAGGCATCGGCGATAAATGAATAATCACCTCCCTTGCGTTTACTTTTTTCCAGATCACCCGCAAATAGCAGCTCCCGGACCAGCCCCGAATCGTGATTTCCTTTCCAGTTCCAATCAGACGGATCCCAGGATAACGCAGACAAGGTTATGTAGACCGTACCCACATTAATGGAACCGCCGTATTGAGGGGTTTCTTCGTTTCGATCGTCGGCGGCTTCTGAGAACGTGAACAAACTGAGCGTTAAAATCAGGAATCGTTGGATCAATTTGTACTTAGTCCAGGTTATATGGTAGGGCGGTTTCGCCGCAAACCGCCGGTTCCATGACGGCTCGCTCGGCGATCGAGCCCTACCTTTCAACAAGTTGAAAAACAAAGTAATTATTTTATGCACCTTCACCGGGTTCCTTTCATTCTTGGATCAAGCAGGTCGCGCAGGGCATCCCCGAAAACGTTGATGGAATAAACTACTATGGTTAAACAGACACCGGGAGCAATTGCCAACCAGGGACCAAGATACATGTAAGTTCTACCATCGCCGCTGAGCATACTTCCCCAAGTCGGGGCAGGTGGTGGGACACCCAACCCCAAAAAGGATAATCCTGCTTCAGCCAGAATCACTGCACCGACCCGCATGGTAAACAACACGATAACAACGGGCATGATGTTGGGAAGTATGTGAACCCAGAGAATGTGCAGTGGACGAGCCCCCATGGATTGTGCTGCATGCGTGTGCATGTTCTCACGAATACTCATCACAGAACCGCGGATGATTCGGGAACCGGCTATGCCATAAAGCAAGGAGAGCACAAAAACGATTTGGAAGATCCCCGGGCCAACTACAGAAATCACCACGATGAGCAGGATCAAATCCGGAAAGGTCATCCAGGCATCCACAAATCGCTGAGTCACAAAGTCGGTTTTCTTCCCAAAATATCCCGAAACGACTCCCAGAATAATGGAGATCACTGTCGCCGAACCAGCCGCAAGAAAACTGACAATCATCGAGGTTTTAGCAGCGATGAGTATACGTGAAAATACATCGCGTCCGAGATGATCGGTTCCCAACGGATGGCCCAATGATGGTGCTTCCAGGCGTACCAGCATATTGGTGTCATTCATTCCATAAGGTGCTAACACGTCGGCGAACAGACCACAGAATAGAAATACTATAAAGACTACACCGCCAGCTGCACCCATCGGCTTATCTCTGAATAGCCTGATGAGAAACGACCAAATGACTCCCCGGCGCATTGGTGCCAATGGTACCTCGACGTTTTGGCTTATAATCGCATCACTCATTTATCACCTCAGTTGCGGACTCGTGGATCCAGGAATCCGTAGGTCAGATCGACCAATAAATTAATAAACAACACGGCTACTCCAACCACCAGGAACACACCTGTGATAACAGGATAATCACGTTGAAAGACTGAGTCCAATAATAGGGTACCCATTCCAGGAACCCCAAAAATCTTTTCCAAAATAACCGAGCCACCAATCAGTAGGGGAGCCTGGAGACCAATTAAAGTAACAATAGGAATCAGTACGTTTCTTAAAGCGTGACGGAGGACCACTACATTCTCTTTCAATCCCTTTGCTCTTGCCGTGCGAACGTAGTCCTGACGCAACACCTCTAGCATCATGGTGCGCGTCATCCGCATGGTGACTGCTGACATTGACAATCCCAAAATGATAGCCGGCACCAGCATGTGTTTCAGGTTTTCAATGGGTGATTCCAGGAAGGGTGTATAATCCAAGGGAGGTGCCCAACGCCACCACACGGACGGGTATATCATAACCAGGGTTCCCAACCAGAAACTTGGAATGGCCAGCATGAGTAGCGAAAAGGAACGGGCGATATAGTCGCCAGCCGTATCCTGTTTCATCGCAGAGTAAATCCCGATGGGAATGGCGACCGACAATGCAACCATTAACCCAAGTAATCCCAGTTCAAAGCTGATGGGTAGGCTTAGGGCGAGCTGCTCAGAAACAGGTGTGTTCTGCCAGAGTGATCGGCCCAGATCTCCTTGGACGGCCGAACCAATCCAATTGAAATATTGAATGTAGACCGGCTTGTCCAATCCCAGTGCCTTTTCAATTAATTCCCGGTCTATTGCTGTCGAAATGTCATTTTGCGACAACATCAGATCAATCACGTCACCAGGGATTAGCCGAATGGACGCGAAAACAATGATGCTGGTAAACAGCAGGGTAGGGAAAAGAGTGAGAACCCGTTTTATGATAAAAGCCTGCATAGATTGTGGGCTTGAGAAGTAGCCTATAGAAAACAGGCAGCGTTTATTATTGTCACGCTGAAAGGGTCGCTGAACTAATTGCTACAAACGGAGTGCAGTGAACCTAGACCTTATGGATTAGGTTAGAATTCGAGAATCAAGGAATGGCCCCTTTTGCCCTTCCTTTTGCCCCTACGCCCGCTTGCGAGCTCACGCACCCGGGCTGACCTCCAGAGCCGTTCTGGATAAGTTTGCCGCCATCCAGATGATCGACGCCCACTTCCCCACCACCGACGGACGTACCCTCATCCTCAGCCGCTACACTCAGCCGGAAAGAAACAATAGGGTCGATGTTCAGGAAGAAACAATAGAGAGAGAAACAATGGAATAGGAAAAGGGGTCAGAATAGGAAAAGGGGAATAGGAAAAGGGGTCACGGAATAGGAAAAGGGGGGTATGATCCGAGGACATCGGTAACAGATCTTCTAAGGACATCGGTAACACTTTTTATTGGCACTTATGCTGTTACGAGTCTCTAAAATCGGTGGAATGCGGTATGGTTTTTGTCAGTATATTTTGAGGACGGTTAATAGTTTCCAGATGATGTGTGGAACGCGGAGGCCTTGGCTTAGGGTTGGCATGTAAAGCGGTAGTTCCCCCCCTTTTTTTGTGTGGGAGTGGAATCAGGAGCTTGTATTATTACCGGAGTCATTTACTGGCAATGAATGCAGGTAATCGCGGAGGACTATGAGGAGGTGCGGTCGTATGTGGAAGGTCAACTTCACCGGCAAGTGCGCGGACCGTGCAGTTGTCCAAAATGCGAAGCATTTGGAACCTTGTCGGTTTTGGGATATTATTGGCGTTATGTGTTCAGCCTATGCTCGCCCAGCGAGTTTCTGATTGGCGTGCGCCGTTTTCGTTGTAGTGCCTGTGCGGTTACGGTGAGCATGCTGCCGGCTTTTGCGCAGCCTCATCACCACTTGGGCAATGATATTTTGGATGAGTTGGTATCCGGCGACATCCCGCCATCGCTCCAACGCCACACGGATATGTTTACGGGGATGGTTAAACGTTTTGGCCGTTTTCGCCGGAAGCTTTTCAGCGAGACCGGCCTGGGCTTCGGCCGCGATCCTCCCCAAAAAGAAGTGCCGGATCTGGAGGCCATAAAATGGTTATGGAAGCAAAACCAAAAGCGTTTCCGATTAACCACCACATACCTGATCCGGCACTACCGATGCACTGTATTTGGAAAATACAGCTGTCATCAGCCGACTTAATTGGAGGGTTTTGTGCAAGTTCAAAAAAAAATGCGAACTCCACACAGTAGTGGTTTGGACTGAACAAAAACGCTTCACATAGTGGGACGGCCTATGACCGAAAACACAAAAAACCCGAATACGAAGAGTCTGCGCCGCTACAGTGCCGTCTCGCAGGTGTTGCAATTAACCGAAGAAGGCTTGCCGTTATCGCATGCCTTGAACCTGTGTGCCCGGCGCAATTACGACGGACACCACTACGGCGCCTCGACGTTGGAAAAATGGTATTATCGCTACCGGCACCTTGGCTACGAAGGCCTGATCTGCCGCGTAAAGATTGCGGCAAATCCCAGGCCCTTTCGCTGACCATGCAAGAGCAGTTGCGCACATTGCGCCTGGAGCATCCGCGCCTGAGCGTAAAAAGCCTGCTTCGCCACCTCGAAGCGGAAGGCGTTTTCGAAGCGGGGAGTTATTCGCTCTCCAGCATCTACCGTTATTTGCGGGCGCATCAGCTCGATGCCCGCAGCTTGGTGGCCGGCTTGCACCATGCCGGTGCGGGCGGGCCGTCCAAAGCCTTTGAAAAAGCCCTGCCCAATCAGTTGTGGATGAGCGATGCGATGCACGGGATTGGTTTAAAAACCAATTTGGGTAAAACCCGCAAAACATACCTGCTGGCAATAATCGATGACTATTCCCGCTTGATAGTCCACGCCCAGTATTACTTTCAAGAGCAAAGCTGGTGCCTGATGGACACCTTCAAACAAGCCATCAAACGGCGGGGAATCCCCGATGCCTTTTACACCGACAACGGAAAAATCTTTACCAGCACCCATATGAAAGAAGTCTGCGCCCATTTAAAAATCAATCTGCTGCATGCCAAGCCTTACGCCGCTTACAGCAAAGGAAAGATAGAACGGTTTTTCCTGACCGTGCAAAAAGACTTCGAACAAAGCCTGGTGTTCAAGCCCGTAAGTGAACTGTTACAACTCAACCAACGCCTGTGGCGATGGCTCGAACAAGACTACCACCGCCGCCCCCACGGCGCGCTCCAAGGCAAGAGCCCCGCCGAACGTTTCCAAGCCAACAACACGCACCTGCGTTTCGTTGAAGAGAACAAAAAGCTGGACCAGCACTTCCTGAAAACCATTCAACGCAAAGTCAGGCAGGACTGCACCATCTCCATCGCCAACGAACTGTGGGAAGTCCCCGTGATCCTTCGCGGCCAAAGCATCCAGCTGCGACTGGACCCGCAAGGCGGCGGCCCCATCGAAATCTGGCACAAAGACGATTACCACGGACAGGCCGCGCGCTGTGACAAACAACTCAACGCCAACCATTTCAACTCCCGCAACTATGACTGCTAGGCATCTTCACGAACAAGCCAAACGCCTCTGGGGAGCCAGCGGCTTTCCCTTCGCCGAATCCGCAAAAAACGTTTATAACAGCCCCCGGTTCATCACCCAACTCGAAAAGCTCCAACACTGGCTGAGCCTGCACAACAGCGGGTTTATTTACGGTGCCAACGGAGTGGGCAAAAGCTACCTGATAGGCCAACTGCTCAAAGAACTAAACGATAAAGAGTACTACGCGCTGCTCAACAGCCACAGCACCCTGCGGGGCCCCGGCCTGATCCGGGTGTTAACGCGCCAACTCGGAAGCGAGCCGACAAACCGGCGCGAAGACAACGTCGCTCAAATCCATCAACGCCTCCAGGAACAACACCCCCGCTGGCCGGTGATCATCCTGGATGAAAGTCAAAACCTCAGCTCGGAAACCCTCGAGGAAATCCGGCTGCTCAACTGTTACCAAAAAGCCGGCCGCAGCAGCTTCAGCGTCCTGTTCGCCGGCGATCAAAACCTCATGCCCCGCCTGCTGTTGGGTGTGAACCAGCCCCTGCTCAGCCGCATGAGCTTCAGCCTGGAACTGAGCGCCTTCGAGCCGGAACAAAGCCGCGAGTACATGGATAAACGCCTGGAGGAGTGCA from Verrucomicrobiota bacterium includes:
- a CDS encoding isopenicillin N synthase family oxygenase, whose product is MSSESNIPIIDMGPYLEGTEGGRQKVAQEIFKAAHEVGFLYLKNFGMSEDMLESAFAIADSLFKSDEKLKVPYNVDYNHGYGKMQGEALDPSKPADLKETFTCRNLLRMPSGDEFWPNPQFEAFMRIFYKRIQKIASDVMGAFALALNLEPNFFDDKHTGLTQTLRLLHYPPVKNVVEGQLGAGAHTDYGTLTVLFQDDRGGLEVQNLEGEWVSAPPVPGTVVINTGDLIARWSNDFFKSTPHRVVPRAAAKKHGRQSIAFFSDPDPEVTIETFPSCISPENPAKYKPISAGEYIRQRIMASQAG
- a CDS encoding acyl-CoA dehydrogenase family protein; this translates as MPGLENHPEMFDLRMSEEARPLLEKVKAFIKGEIEPVTHKFHQLGEGRAERFSYVPGQLEILEGLKDKAKANGLWNFFLPDDETGQGLKNLDYAYIATELGKNRLASESLNCSAPDTGNMEVLERVGTPEQKEQWLKPLLDGKIRSAYVMTEPDLASSDAKNISCEAILERDEWVINGEKYYASGAGDPRCKIMIVMVQTSPDAEPYKRQSQILVPTDNPGVNILGPMHVFGEDDAPHGHMHIRFENCRVPKNNLLLGEGRGFEISQVRLGPGRIHHCMRSIGAAEKAVELMAKRGLTREAFGKSIARLGKNVEVIAKARIEIEAMRMMVLKAAKAMDVLGNSEARVWVSAIKAMVPIRVCEIIDEAIQIHGATGISQWTPLARMYTQQRTLRLADGPDEVHWFVVGRAELASWADEAEGYNPKEDYIAGLEEQTSFDGP
- a CDS encoding ABC transporter ATP-binding protein, whose product is MTKTQEPTISTEGPLLSVQNLSVSFNTERGKIRAVDNVSFDVKAGETLAIVGESGSGKSVTALSILQLLGDSGSIDKGSILFEGKDLARFDKESIRKIRGNRIAMIFQEPMSSLNPVLTIGKQVAEPIQLHRNLPWSEALEKAEELLARVSIPGPKRRLKSYPHQISGGMRQRVMIAMALACQPRLIIADEPTTALDVTVQAQILSLLKNLTKEMNSSLILISHDLGVVARYADKVAVMYGGRIIENASAVELYKNPKHPYTEGLLASQPSLQGKPGEPLQTIPGQPPDLANLPVGCAFSPRCIHVRDECRASPPPLELVGPEHKRACFGYG
- a CDS encoding ATP-binding cassette domain-containing protein, whose translation is MDKTIDTLIQVDDLKVHYPITEGILNRTVGWIPAVDGVSFEIKRGETFSLVGESGCGKSTTAMAMLRMQPVTSGRILFEDEDITHYSPTRMRPIRRRMQMIYQDPFGSLNPRMKVGSIIGEPLKVHKLHKDKNKYKARIQELMRLVGLLPDMADRYPHEFSGGQRQRIGIARALALDPDLIICDEAVSALDVSIQAQVLNLLMDLQKKLGLTYFFISHDLSVVRHISHRVAVMYLGHIVEMGDRNELFSNPKHPYTRALLDAVPTPDPELESNRPHQLIAGEVPSLRNPPPGCRFHPRCPVAKPECSKVRPEWIQNGYTKVACHLYTEN
- a CDS encoding ABC transporter permease; its protein translation is MSDAIISQNVEVPLAPMRRGVIWSFLIRLFRDKPMGAAGGVVFIVFLFCGLFADVLAPYGMNDTNMLVRLEAPSLGHPLGTDHLGRDVFSRILIAAKTSMIVSFLAAGSATVISIILGVVSGYFGKKTDFVTQRFVDAWMTFPDLILLIVVISVVGPGIFQIVFVLSLLYGIAGSRIIRGSVMSIRENMHTHAAQSMGARPLHILWVHILPNIMPVVIVLFTMRVGAVILAEAGLSFLGLGVPPPAPTWGSMLSGDGRTYMYLGPWLAIAPGVCLTIVVYSINVFGDALRDLLDPRMKGTR
- a CDS encoding ABC transporter substrate-binding protein, which gives rise to MIQRFLILTLSLFTFSEAADDRNEETPQYGGSINVGTVYITLSALSWDPSDWNWKGNHDSGLVRELLFAGDLEKSKRKGGDYSFIADAYLPEDSIRGELAESWEWEDPLTLVIKLRKGIIFAERPGIMKARELDAEDVVYSYDVVNKSRKKIPTYFDHIKEFVARDRHTVVFKFSHFNAEWPYRFGYGYYSQIFPREMANVDMKNWRNLHGSGPFVLEDFIPSHVQRYARNSNYWDKEKLGNQSYQIPFIDKINYRIIKDESAYLSALRTGQLDIVESIRWIAVDHLKKTTPELKWNRWLATEGTFLAMRVDTKPFDDIRVRRALNLAVNQREILEKFMGGHGELMAYPQHADYGGYYQPLEEMPESVQELFEYKPEKAKQLLAEAGYPNGFTFEAQVNSNSPAHMELIPLIENYLSKVGVTMKIKPLEYASFLSTMTTRTHGPGYFMQNGHTNPITTLRKSFMSGQTWNPSMYSDPEFDQSILELNAERDEEKRIEMARELTVKMLDEAPYVWLPTGYVYSAWWPWVKNYGGELRAGAVRPGPIYARIWIDQKMKEEMGFK
- a CDS encoding neutral/alkaline non-lysosomal ceramidase N-terminal domain-containing protein; its protein translation is MKYSFQNAIVLTSCLLVTLTCNAAWNAGTAKIKITPEQPLVMSGYASRTTPFKTVERDLWAKALILEDETGKQVAIITTDLAGIYSDISPAIYAGITERTGIKRPDILLTWSHTHSGPRLVLKDTPGSGSSESDTQNSIAYTKQLQEELIHLVELATRSLQPVDLNWGTGFASFVMNRRQRTPQGVRLNPNPSGHVDRSLPCLKVTTKDGKLMTALFQVACHNTTLGSDNFALCGDYSGFAQEGVEKQYPGANAMFMTGCAGNANPYPRGTMELARQHGAEVAAEVHRLLEGELTPIDGAITTVLDNARLTLQPQKPTSELEDMAANGPSWLKYCAGFMLEALKRGETLPTYYDAPVSVWQFGEDLTLVCMSGEVVSGYVLATQTSIGHQKLWIGAYAHDYFGYLPTAQILRDGGYETRGLFNGLGWFSEQAEEQMMQTITRLAKEAGRQFE